One Halichondria panicea chromosome 6, odHalPani1.1, whole genome shotgun sequence genomic window carries:
- the LOC135337775 gene encoding uncharacterized protein LOC135337775, producing MLYIRVIDFILFVQYPGKNVYTDTYQSHLSYLETNMSLLRSFLSCKKDGHTPRPIFVGTFFDEIKDQEVIDEKNQALLDALPLELKQEVIYSNLPLKHVIFAVNACSRDKNAQEVAKEIRKAVENSPTFDLKVPLWWFILELALQKLCDIMKRGILSKSECIALAQQLGFDPSALDAALDYFNDMCIVHYYPHILPDTVFVDPQVPLDKVSELTEYAVSLRDVTCPHSTSAKAAKWLKFSDRGIVTIDMLESKEFQKHYEDGIFTPADMIAIMMELLIIAPITIPLLGQIDCSFSQVEFLMPSLLRSVPPSELEHHRVFTSSADPLLIRFVSGCIRCGVFCCLVVFLMKKCGWQVCLPSGEPVLLARNCVKFRLPKEPGSVTLIDSFSCIEVHVKARPRVLPNVCPLVRSSVLEGVDAASDALHYNNDKPVISIFCPHEGATQQGKRHFADMHVSTKLWRCSEDFDLDGDLKPSHTVWLSTPMQPSAIDCTDVQIDNMARKVGISIQELDRPCSHDHLLPISQHLHSWSTYADYLGLTRVHLENIETDIRFTVAHTKGYQMLLKWQEINCGRGEPNRKDTYRYLLRGCIKIHSDLEVVRDICRLVKEQPV from the exons ATGCTGTACATTCGTGTTATAGATTTTATTCTGTTTGTACAATATCCTGGGAAAAATGTATACACAGACACATATCAATCTCACCTCTCGTATCTGGAAACCAACATGAGTTTACTGCGATCCTTTCTCTCCTGCAAGAAGGATGGGCACACACCACGCCCCATCTTTGTGGGCACTTTCTTCGACGAAATCAAAGATCAAGAAGTTATTGACGAGAAAAACCAAGCTTTGCTTGATGCTTTGCCTCTTGAACTGAAACAAGAAGTCATCTACAGCAATCTGCCATTGAAACATGTGATATTTGCCGTCAATGCTTGCAGTCGTGACAAAAATGCACAAGAGGTTGCCAAAGAAATTCGAAAAGCAGTGGAAAACTCACCTACTTTCGACCTCAAAGTTCCCCTGTGGTGGTTCATCTTGGAATTAGCTCTACAAAAGCTCTGCGATATCATGAAAAGAGGTATACTTAGTAAGAGTGAGTGCATCGCTTTGGCTCAACAGCTTGGATTTGATCCATCTGCATTGGATGCTGCGCTCGATTACTTCAATGACATGTGCATTGTCCACTACTACCCACACATCCTGCCCGACACTGTGTTTGTGGATCCTCAAGTCCCACTAGACAAGGTCAGTGAGCTCACTGAATATGCTGTCTCCCTGAGGGATGTTACATGCCCTCATTCTACTTCTGCCAAGGCTGCGAAATGGCTAAAGTTCAGTGATCGAGGCATTGTCACTATTGATATGCTCGAATCGAAAGAGTTCCAGAAGCATTACGAAGATGGCATCTTCACACCTGCCGATATGATAGCAATCATGATGGAGCTTCTGATAATAGCCCCTATCACCATCCCACTACTTGGTCAAATTGATTGCTCCTTCTCTCAAGTGGAGTTTCTCATGCCCAGTCTCCTCAGATCTGTTCCACCCTCTGAGTTAGAGCACCATCGTGTATTCACTTCCTCAGCTGATCCTCTTCTGATCCGATTCGTCAGTGGCTGTATTCGATGTGGGGTCTTCTGTTGTTTGGTGGTGTTCCTAATGAAGAAGTGTGGGTGGCAAGTGTGTCTTCCTTCTGGAGAGCCAGTTCTTCTTGCCAGGAACTGTGTCAAATTTCGACTGCCTAAAGAACCTGGTTCAGTCACTCTCATTGATTCGTTCTCTTGTATTGAAGTCCATGTCAAAGCCCGACCACGTGTGCTTCCGAACGTGTGTCCTCTAGTTAGATCCAGTGTCCTTGAAGGTGTAGATGCTGCTTCTGATGCACTTCACTACAACAACGACAAGCCAGTCATTAGCATCTTCTGCCCACACGAAGGAGCAACACAACAAGGCAAACGCCATTTTGCTGATATGCATGTATCGACAAAACTGTGGCGCTGTTCTGAAGATTTTGATCTAGATGGGGATCTCAAGCCAAGTCACACTGTCTGGTTGAGTACGCCAATGCAACCATCGGCCATTGACT gtacagaTGTCCAAATCGACAACATGGCAAGAAAAGTTGGAATCTCTATTCAAGAACTGGACAGGCCGTGCTCCCACGATCATCTACTGCCCATCTCCCAGCACCTGCACAGCTGGTCCACGTATGCCGACTATCTTGGACTGACAAGAGTACACTTGGAGAACATTGAAACCGACATTCGATTCACCGTCGCTCACACAAAAGGATATCAGATGCTTCTGAAATGGCAGGAGATCAACTGTGGCCGTGGGGAGCCCAATCGCAAAGACACTTATCGATACCTGCTGAGAGGGTGCATTAAGATCCACAGCGACTTAGAAGTTGTCAGGGACATTTGTAGACTCGTTAAAGAACAGCCTGTTTAG